In one window of Vulpes vulpes isolate BD-2025 chromosome 1, VulVul3, whole genome shotgun sequence DNA:
- the SLC22A2 gene encoding solute carrier family 22 member 2, translated as MPTVDDILEHIGEFNFFQKQTFFLLALMSVAFTPVYVGIVFLAFTPDHRCLSPGAAELSRRCGWSAAEELNYTVPGPGPAGDAFPRQCRSYAVDWNQSALGCVDPLAGLAANRSHLPLGPCLHGWAYDTPGSSIVTEFNLVCANSWMLDLFQSAVNVGFFIGSVGIGYLADRFGRKLCLLVTILINTASGVLMAVSPNYTWVLIFRLIQGLVSKAGWLIGYIQITEFVGRSYRRTVGIVYQAAFTVGLLLLAGVAYVLPHWRWLQFTVTLPNICFLLYYWCIPESPRWLISQSKNAKAMRILKYIAKKNGKSLPASLQSLRPDEEVDEKLNPSFLDLIRTPQIRKHTLILMYNWFTSSVLYQGLIMHMGLAGSNIYLDFFYSALVEFPAAIIIILTIDRIGRRYPWATSNIVAGAACLASVFIPEDLQWLRVTVSCLGRMGITMAFEMVCLVNAELYPTFIRNLGVLVCSSMCDIGGIITPFLVYRLTDIWHELPLVVFAVVGLVAGALVLLLPETKGKALPETIDEVENMQRPRKNKEKMIYLQVKKLDIPLN; from the exons ATGCCAACTGTGGATGACATTCTGGAGCACATAGGGGAATTTAACTTTTTCCAGAAGCAGACGTTTTTCCTCTTAGCTCTCATGTCCGTGGCGTTCACCCCGGTCTACGTGGGCATCGTCTTCCTGGCCTTCACCCCGGATCACCGCTGCCTGAGCCCCGGGGCGGCCGAGCTGAGCCGGCGATGCGGCTGGAGCGCGGCGGAGGAGCTCAACTACACGGTGCCCGGCCCGGGGCCCGCGGGCGACGCCTTCCCCCGCCAGTGCCGCAGCTACGCGGTGGACTGGAACCAGAGCGCCCTGGGCTGCGTGGACCCGCTGGCCGGCCTGGCCGCCAACAGGAGCCACCTGCCGCTCGGGCCCTGTCTGCACGGCTGGGCCTACGACACCCCCGGCTCCTCCATCGTGACCGAG TTTAACCTAGTGTGTGCCAATTCCTGGATGCTGGACCTGTTTCAGTCGGCTGTGAACGTAGGATTTTTTATCGGTTCTGTGGGTATCGGCTACCTAGCAGACAG GTTTGGCCGTAAGCTCTGCCTCTTGGTCACAATCCTCATAAACACTGCATCTGGAGTTCTCATGGCCGTCTCCCCAAACTATACATGGGTGTTAATTTTCCGCTTGATCCAGGGGCTGGTCAGCAAGGCAGGCTGGTTAATAGGCTACATCCAGA TTACGGAATTTGTCGGGCGGAGCTATCGGAGAACAGTGGGCATCGTTTACCAAGCGGCCTTCACCGTTGGGCTCCTGCTGCTGGCTGGGGTGGCGTATGTGCTTCCTCACTGGAGGTGGCTGCAGTTCACTGTTACTCTGCCCAACATCTGCTTCTTGCTCTATTACTG GTGCATTCCTGAGTCTCCGAGGTGGCTGATCTCCCAGAGTAAAAATGCTAAAGCCATGAGGATCCTCAAGTACATtgcaaagaaaaatggaaaatctctgcctgcctcccttcAG AGCCTCAGACCTGATGAGGAAGTTGATGAGAAGTTGAATCCGTCATTTCTTGACTTGATCAGAACCCCTCAAATAAGAAAACACACTTTGATCTTGATGTACAACTG GTTCACAAGCTCTGTTCTCTACCAAGGCCTCATCATGCATATGGGCCTTGCAGGGAGCAATATCTACTTAGATTTCTTCTACTCTGCCCTGGTGGAATTCCCAGccgccatcatcatcatcctcaccatTGACCGTATAGGTCGTCGGTATCCATGGGCTACATCAAATATAGTGGCAGGGGCAGCCTGCCTCGCATCGGTTTTCATCCCTGAAG ATCTACAATGGCTAAGAGTTACGGTCTCGTGCTTGGGTAGAATGGGGATTACAATGGCCTTCGAAATGGTTTGCCTGGTCAATGCGGAACTGTACCCTACGTTCATCAG GAATCTTGGTGTCCTTGTCTGCTCCTCAATGTGTGACATCGGTGGCATCATCACACCCTTCCTGGTCTACCGGCTTACCGATATCTGGCATGAGCTCCCACTGGTGGTTTTTG CTGTGGTTGGCTTGGTTGCTGGGGCACTGGTGTTGCTGCTCCCGGAGACCAAAGGGAAGGCTTTGCCTGAGACTATTGACGAAGTTGAAAACATGCAGAG accaagaaaaaataaagaaaagatgatttACCTCCAAGTCAAGAAACTAGACATTCCCTTAAACTAA